Genomic window (Syngnathus scovelli strain Florida chromosome 14, RoL_Ssco_1.2, whole genome shotgun sequence):
CAGAACAGCGTCAgttccctgcaaaaaaaaaagatcaccaaTGATGTTGTCAAGCAAGACAATCTAGTGGAAGCAAAACATGGACAGACACACACTGGTGTCCTCTAAAGGTACGCATACAATGTGAAAAATTGACAGTCAATATTTGATCAACTAATAGAAAATATCTGGATCTGCTACTGACAGTGTTTATACGCATTCTTTCAGGTTCTCTGAAAAAAATCTCCCTCAAGTGAATTCTAAACAAATTCTAAACAAGTACTTTACTTTCCAAACAAACAGCCACGCTTACCAGGCACAATAAACGTCTCCTTGAAGAAGTTGTCGCTTGAGAAAGGCAGAACATAAGCACTGCGCTCCTTTCTCGTCTCCTTCAGACTCCAAGTTACAGATCATTTCCAGAGCATCTTTGCAGTCTATTGATGATATCTATAGAGCGCAGAGAAAACACCATTTTAGGTGGGATCAATTAGCAACACACTAATATAATGAATTATTTTCCTCAGGCCcctcctggatttttttttttgtatcaaatGATATGAAAACCCAACCGCAGTAAAAAAAGTGTATTGTTGATGATGGGAACTGCAGACTAATCAAAACACAAAATAGTAGTTGACGTGCTTCTTACCTCTTCCATGAGCTGCTCCTGACTTTTGCTCATGCAAATACAGAGCAAGTAAGTTTGTTTGAAGTTCCCTTTTCCTTCATATCCTGGGTACTCCGAGCACATCTTTGCAAGGGCAGCGGCTTTATCAACACTCTCCACTTTGATAAGGTGCTTTATGCGCATGCTGAGAAGTGTGGGGCCCTCCAACTCGAGATACTCGTGAACTAAACAATAGGAAAGAAGAAAGGTGAGTTATGACATATGGAAAACATATAAGACTTAATGAGTGTGGTGAGGGCAAGAACCTTGCTCAGTTTGAGGGGTGGTGTtggacaagatgctgctgagtgTGGTGTTGGACCAGATGCCATCTTGCTGTGCCAGAGCAAAAAGTGGCCGAAGCTGTGCACTCCCACTTTCTTGCAAAAGGCTGTGTGCCAACTGTAACAGAAGGCAAATGAACGTGTAATTTACTTTTTGGCTGCTCACACATTTTCACAAAAAGAAGATATCTATCCATGTGTAGTCTGTCAACTCAATAAGTAATTTCAACACAAAATATCCAAGAGGCTCACTAAGGCTGGGTATACTGACCTTCATGGAGGACTTAAACTCCTCCCATAAGGCACCTGGGATGTGCTGGGGCAGTAAGAGCACCAGCTCCGCACAGCTCCTGCGAATTCAAACATTCAGAAAACAAATAACGGTTACAAGGACAGCCATCCATTACGAAGGGTAAACGGAAAATATGGAGTGATAACATGAATCAGCACGTGTGTGTATTGGCGATACACACTTTATCCTCTATGTGTTAGTTACACATTTAAACTCGCAGTGCATGTCTACATTGCTGAAAACAATCACAAAAAATGTATTCATGAATAAAGAACAGGTCTCATCAACTTGCAACGTGCAAACTAGGCCTGTGGCGAGTGTGTATGTTGTCATCTGTTGTCTGCAAGAGTGTATAAATTCAGTGCTACTTTGCATATTATTTCACGCTCCCTGCTAACATTTTCATGTGGATTTTGGCACGTTTATTTAAGTGCATCCACGAAAAGGTCTTCGTCAAACATGTCGTTCGTTAAGCTCTTTTTGAATAATAATCCACTGTCCAACATACGTGTTCTAATATTTTGGTTACCTTATTTAACCCCATTGCGAAGTCAAAATATTTGACTATCACTACTACTGCAAAAGTGTCAATAATTTCAAAACAGCACCATTGCAAAGGCCCCGTTATTGATACGGCTCTTGTATTGGATTTCACTGGATAGTGAATGTGTGCATGTTAGTGTGATAAAATCAATGAAGAGCGTTTCCACGGCTCATACGTACAATGTTAACTTTTCAAGTAGGAGTGGCACATTTTCACATTCGGAGGAGAGACAGGAGGCGGCGTTGGCGAAGCTGAGGATGGCCACTGTGTAAACCTCCAGCAAAGGCAGTGGATCCTCGTCGGTTTTCCAACGGCCGGCATAATCCACCAGGGCCTGACCGGGAAAAACACAAGACAGTCAGTACAAAGCTAGCCATCTCCAGCGGAAAAGAAAGTACGTATAAAGTCATGTTTATCTTTGTAGATGATTCATCACTGTTGAGGTGCCTAGTTTTCCTTTAAACTATATTTTGTGCATTTCTTATCACACTTACTTTGTGGATGGAAAATATTACGAAAAAACAAGATCCGTATTATAGTGCCATATAATGAATAACAGTAAGAAATTGTTGGATAAATTGTGGTTCTGTACAATAATACATACAGACATTTTTGTGCCATAAGAGTTGTTCAACAAAacaattgtgtgtgttttttctagCGTTTGAAAGAAAATTGCAACAGAATAATTTCAGTGATACGAAAATTTGAAACCTCATTGTATCCTTTCCTTTACATTTGCATTCTAAAACGGTGTAGAGTAGAAACATATGGTCAGAGACAACCACAATGTATCCCCCTTAGTAACTGGAAAATGAGTATTTGCGGTGTAACAATCACATTTTTGACTGTTTTCCCCCTCAGAAGAATTTgagacaatataaaaaaaataacatgctaTGTTTATGCAAAACCTTTCTGTTTTAACATTTGTTGATAAGAAGCAATCTTACAAATGCCATGACTGAAAGGATTAACCCTTTCATAAAGAACCATATTCATTAATTTTAATTTGTGATTAGTACATTTATCTGCAAGAATAAGAATATTTAAGAGTGATTGAAATTGATTCTACTCTTTAATTATCAGTTGATATAATGCAAAAGAAATATACAGACATTGTAATAACAGGATCACAAAAAAGCTACCGTTTAACAATATGCTTGCAGTTCACTATCAATGGTAGCTGTATTTTTAATTAGTTAGGAATTGGTTAAGTGTAGTTTATCTAAAAGAGCATAGAATGCGATACATCCGAAATGGAATTGAacataaataaatcagattGCATGCACTTTTCAACCCACCCCATTTCAATGTTACAAAAATCATCAACGTTATGCACATTTATGTGCACGCGAAAGTAGCACAAGGCCCGATAGAACCGTCTACTTCATTTTGACGTAAAACGACTCTttcattcttttatttttttcccccactgttTGGAAACAACTCCTTGCCATTAGGTACACACAGGCCGAGCTGCACTCGCCCTTTCACACAAAGAACTTTGTTGTAAGTTGCAGGAAAACCTCAATGGGAGCCTCGTCTTTGTTGGATACCTTGCAATAATCAGATATCGATCGAACGGCAAGGCTATCGAACACACGAGCAGACGATATTTATGTGGTCGTGGCAAATAAATATAAGAAGGGTGGGAGAGTAATGGAGTCGACTGACCACAGCCGCACATTTGCTACGTAAAATACCTTTTAGCTGCAGTCAAATCTCTTGCTAATCTGCCTACTTTCAATGAGTATTTCATTTGGTGTGATTAGCTGGGTAAAAATGAATGCATAGGGCCTAAGCTAACACCTTGGCAACACATAATTGATTTTTCCTGCCTCACAAAAGTAGCCCACATCCCCCCAAGCGATCAAAATGCTCACGCAAGCGACAGTGCGCGAGGTGCTGTGTTTATGACGGCTCGATTACACATCTGTTACAAATGTAATAAGCTATAACGAAGCTCTCGCTAACGTagctatccattttttttccacagcatgACCACTGCACAGGATAGTGGGACCCTGCATACCAGCTAGCAGCATTGATCTCCTGCTAGCAATCTGGCCTGGAAAAACGCGATCACAGTCGGCGCACATGAGCGCGACTTTCAGCCACCAAAATGGCTGGTCTTCATGCAGAATTATCGGAGTGAAACATTCCCGGAGAAAGGGCGGAAAAGCACGCAGGCCTCCCACTCTTGGTCCCCATCTCGGGGGTAGCAGCAGGCTAACAGTGCGGCTAGCGCCTTTAGCTACATTGTTGTAGACGGGCATCCTCGGCCAGGAAGGAACAGAAGGGACGCAGAGCGAACGGAGCTAGCTGGGGGATGATCGGGCTAACCTGGCAAAACTCCTGGCAGAAAATCAGCGAGGCTTCCAGCGGCGACTTTGTGCTCTCCCTCAGGGCCGCGGTCaagccgtggaagcggccgcggaGATCGTCGTTCGCTTTCCGTGTGTCATAttccctctccgtctccccctccGCCATCTTCACAACAATCACGACCGCGTAGCGCGTACGCACGCACAGATGTTACGCTGCCAGAATGGCACACGCACGTGCACGTAAGGATGGGGGAGGGAggtggggggaggaggggggaggggtcgCTAGTGGGTGGGTCAGAGTCTGTATCAATTGgtggagagagtgtgtgtgtgtgtgtgtgtgggggggggggggtaaatatGCGCGTCTCACATGGACGCACACACGCACTAGAATGTAAACAAAGCGTTCGCGACCTTTTAAGAGCAGAGGTGGTGAAGCCCCTTTCATTCAATACGCCCTCGTGCATTTAAGGGCGAAAAAAACATCATGCAATGATTGCACACACGTTTAAATCGTATGTAGTCCTTCATAAAAGCGTATTAATTTCAATAAGATAACATTTGCAAACACCATTGCGTTGAAATTTTTAAGCAACAATCCAATAACAGAATCATAATCAATTTACAATTTCAATTACtgcgaaaatattttttaatctatAACCTGTCAAAACGTATATCGACCAGTGGAGTTTATTTCAGGATCAGGTGTTTATATTTCTAAGATTTATCTTAGTTTAATaaccattttgaaaaaaaaatcactttgttTTGCTAGTccacatttcatttatttattttttcacatttatCTGCCAAACAGAATCACTGCACATAACACAAAAGCTCACCAAACATTATTTCTCAATGttacataaacaacaatattacatACACCGATGACAACATAAATTGTGAGTTCACATTGTTGGAGTACATGACACATCACAGACGAAGGAGCAAAATATGACTTGGCAAGCAGCACGGGAGCATGCCTTCCTAAATAGAGTAAAACGTGCGCACCGAACATGAAACACGCCGCCGTAGAGCAAAACCGGTCCACCCATCTCCGTTTTCCATCAATCAGATCTTGTGATATATGCAGGTGCCGCAATAGCAGCCTGTGTGGTTTCTCACCACAAAGTTTTTCACTTTTACCTgtaaacaaatttaaaaaatgaagtCAATCTGAGGGTTGATTGCTTGATGACCAATGTAGGATTTAACTTGTCTCGTGCTAATCGAGTAAGAAATCTTTCTACTTTAAACGATAAATATCTTTCCAATTAAACTGATACGATACGATAACTCCCATCTTGCACAGTTTATTACCTCATGGCTGCTGCTCGCTGTGCAACACGCTGCCTCTGAAGTGATATTCTTCGGGTTCATCATAAATTTCTTGACCCGGAGAGGTGTCGGGTAAGCCCTCGAGAAGCAGCAACCCTGACACTGAAAGATTGGCTGGTCCCGTGAGAAAACTTTGCTCTTTTTCAGCGTGCACTCCTCACATCCTACTGTATAGGAAGGTAAGCCATGTCAGAAGGTTTCTTTTTGCAATAAATCCAATAATATCAAGCACAatctttgtctcttttttttgttgttgttgttgttgaaagaAACAAGTTCCAACTTACTGTGTGAAAAGTCCAAGTCAGGATAAGAATTGGTAATATAGAGAAGAGTCGCCAATAAGAAAATAAGTGGTCCAACTGATTTCGCCGATCCCATTATGGTTGCAGTGGCTTCCTAATTGCACAAAGACAAATACGTTGAATATATCCAGACCATTTCTAGTTTCTGTCTTGCTCAGGATCACAGTGTAGATACTGCAATTATCCTACCTTTTTGTTGTTGACGTTTTCCCTGTGAAGTGTCTCTGCTCAGGATGACTTTCCGATAAAGAGCCGTCCCTCGAAAGCAGCTTTATACCTGTGTGCCTGTTTTCCATCACTTCCTGGAGTAAGGGAAACCTGACAACCCTATCTATCATCTCTCTTCACTGTGCATGATGACCTCTATAATaatcccttggaagaagacaaaGATAAAAGCAACCATGAAACGTCAAACCGTTTCTTTCTTCCATGATGGTCATTGGAATTAATTGCTTTGTTACCTAGTTACTAATGGGTGTTTTTAATTAATTGTCATGTCATGAGAAGTAGGAAGTGAACTGAATGAGATTATTTTCAATACTCAGGTAAATTCTAAAAGGCTCACTGCGGTTGTAAATGAGAAagcatttgtattttatttaaaaaaaaacaatacctaAAAAAACAAGACATCAGTAATGATCTCCTTTGAAGACGATGTCACATAGAATCAATTAAAGAAATTCTTAGATGGTCCTCTCTGAAGCCCTGCTTTACTGAAAGTCAGCTCAAAGGTAAACATTCTTTATGTAACTATTATTCTTTCATTATTAACATTTCAATCTTTACATGTTTGCTACTTTTTCCAAGGGTGTCTTAGACTGAACATGGTGTTATTGATCCAGTCTGCAAATATAAGCAAAGCACCTGTCTGGGAATGAAGGACAGCTACAGATGATGTGAAGGGGAACCAGGCAAAGCATTTAGTATCTACTTTTGTTGGCTTTTTGAAGGTAAGAAAATGGAATGCTCTGCCATGGCCAAGTAATTTTTATGATTTCAAGCTAGTTTTACTTAATGAATAGAAACATGAAGACAGCAAGAGGAATGCGACAGTACTAAATACCATGTCGACCTTGTACACCTTGAACGATTTCAAATCCACTGTGCTGGTGTTTGAaagcaaacataaaaaaaacacttatctTTGTGCAAACAACTAAATTAAAGCTGGAAATCTGGAAACAATGTTTGGCAAGTTATGTCTGATTATTGATATCACATATGCACTCAAAAGTACAGAACTACTGTACCAATGTTATTTTAGTTTcacaatatatatgtattttgaaTAGATTTAGTTATCACAATTCACAAATTGCTGTGCTTTTTGGCAGTGTTTCAGTGTTTAAAATGTGGTGCATGGTAAGCTGGAGAAAGTTGTTAATAAACAGAAAGAAACCTGATAGTCATTAAGAGGCCCAAAATCTGCCCGCCCCTCCGGTATCTGAAATGTCAAGGATtaatataaatgtatttttttttcttgttcctAAAGTGCCCTCATCCCACACGCTTGGTTGTTGGGGTGATAAATCCCATGGCTTTTAATTCAATTgacgaggatgaggaggaggactcATGTTGATACAAATGGATTTATTTACAAAATTTGTACACAGCTCTTCGGAACCGCACGTTTGATATTTGTCTGATTGCTGCTGCTCTTAAACCCCAAGTACTTACATGCTTATAATAatccatacatttttttttaaatccttgaCCATTACATGGTTTAAATTAAAGGGAGAGATAAAATGCATAGAAGGGTTTGCCCTTTCATAACTAGTTGCATGAAGGATGGCGACCACACACTTTGAACCCAAGAAACTTTGAGAGGCATCATCAACAGTAAAAAAAGCTTTGATGATAACTCCTTTAGTGAATATGAAGTGTTTTTTCTGTACTTCTATTAACAAAACACAAGCTTCAATGAAcaaccattttgtttttctcttgagGGGAAAACAACCAGAGTGAACCACAATACCCAATTGGAACCATCCACCACCATATGCACTAAGTAGTAGTGCAAACAGATTGCATCTGCTCAAATAATCcaatttctttccttggcatatGCACCCTTTTTCTTTTGTCCATGTTGATTTGCGTGAAAGCGATGAGAAGAGTGACACAGTGTGGGTGAAAGGGGAACCTTCAGTAATCACAAAAGGCCTTCACTACAGCAAACCCACTTCTGCTTTAATAAATTGATAACttagtaaaaaaaacacaaaaaaaaacgcagAGATATCCTAAAACAATGTTAGATTTGTTTCTATCAACCAAACTaggtgaaataaaaatataaagtatAAACTGTTCAGTTGAtccttattattatttattaatgtgTTATTACCACTTACAACCACAGCGCTATTACAGTAAGTGGTAGGTTTAAGATAAAAGAACAAGCACATGAGTAGTGTGCTAGTTAGTATTCTTGACGTTTGCCACATTTGACGACGGCCAGGAGAGAGCCTCTGTTGGTCTAGCACTAGTCTACTGTACAAACGCTTACAAGGCAGAGCCCGTGCACAACTCTACAAGAAACCCCATCGACGAGACAAAACTCGAGGCGTGAACGTGGCAGCCATTTTACATCATCAAGAGTGAATGACTGAGGCCGGACCCGTGCCGGGAGTTTTCCACTTTTTCCGTCTTTCAAACATAACCTATATCTTCCAAATTACCCTACACCGTATACGGTGGTGATCCAGCGGCAGGTAGGGCCATTGCTACTCTTCGATTGCGTTATCGTTGCCGGGTTTGTGTGTGAAAAGTCCGACTAGTGCGCTGCTGTTTCAAACAATGTGGAAACTGGTGGTGGCTGGGGACGAGTTCTCTGGACCGGCTTTTTGAAAATGGACTCTTCCTATGTGGCGGCACGTTGGCAGAGCATGCAACTAGCAAGCTAAATCTTTAGCCCAGCACGCTTCTAACAATACAATTCAAATGTACTTCGATATTATCCGAACCAGTGAAATCCGTGCCGACCGTTGCCGATCTAACAATGGCCTCACTGAAATTCCGTTCGAATTAGCATGCTAGCTTAAACTAGCCTATTTTGACAGATCATGGAATTGACACGCTCATTGTTATTACATGCTAACTAAAGCTAATTGGCTATTTATTACCAATGTTATAGTTGTAGGTTGCGGAAACGGATTGTCATTTAAAGTAGGAATAACAGATGCAATCTTAAATGCTATACACAAACGTGCGGTGTTATTGTCCAGTAAAGCCACGGCTAGTTAGATTAGCATTAGCCTTGAATACTAGCCCCTAGCTTGATCAACGTGCGCGAGGCACTCCTAATCAAACTACTTCAGCACGCCTCGAACTAATTCAAGTTAAACGTTTTGAGCCGTGTGTAACAATTTCACTCTCTTTAGAATTCGTAACTCGAAAATCGACGCGggagggatgagcacattttcttTGAAAGCACGTGCTTACAGACCTGACAGTATGAAAATCACTTCAAGGCAAATATTCGACAGTGCAATTCAAATGTCTGCATCGGGTGACATTTAAATAGTGTAAGTTGAACGTGAtcttaaaaaaaagtgcacccAGCAGTTTAAAGAATTTGCCTTGCGGAGTGCTGCAATGTGATTTGAGTGTCGGCCTACTCAAGCTTAGACGGTCAGAACAAGCTAAAGCCAAAAA
Coding sequences:
- the cga gene encoding glycoprotein hormones alpha chain translates to MGSAKSVGPLIFLLATLLYITNSYPDLDFSHIGCEECTLKKSKVFSRDQPIFQCQGCCFSRAYPTPLRVKKFMMNPKNITSEAACCTASSSHEVKVKNFVVRNHTGCYCGTCIYHKI